In the genome of Montipora foliosa isolate CH-2021 chromosome 3, ASM3666993v2, whole genome shotgun sequence, one region contains:
- the LOC137997320 gene encoding polyhomeotic-like protein 1 isoform X2, with product MEMVANTLHIDQVSRVSKRSASPRILTHFVEGFVIQESNFPFTSGDDNEDLNQHLNVSVNQNYENGDQDMEVAFDESLSSNDEGLNEVFYEGSSLVHCEQCGRLTEAYHQRGPRRFCSTSCARRYSYYDQPPEPYMVDASIQVNEFDTVHPLNFDWTRSEVEPLWLYEHVKAAKWDVQEVAAFVKSLNGCSEYADSFVSQEIDGQALMLLREEHMVVAMHMKLGPALKIVANVNAMKREALKEHQ from the exons ATGGAAATGGTGGCAAACACGCTTCATATAGACCAAGTCAGCCGTGTTTCGAAGAGGAGTGCGTCTCCAAGAATTCTAACCCACTTTGTTGAGGGATTTGTTATACAAGAGAGTAACTTTCCTTTCACG TCAGGAGATGATAATGAAGATTTGAACCAACACCTTAACGTGAGTGTAAatcaaaattatgaaaatggGGACCAAGACATGGAAGTTGCATTTGATG AAAGTCTTTCAAGCAATGATGAAGGCCTTAATGAAGTATTTTATGAAGGTTCCAGCTTGGTTCACTGTGAACAGTGTGGTCGTTTGACAGAGGCTTACCACCAGAGAGGTCCCAGGAGGTTTTGCTCTACATCTTGTGCAAGAAGATATAGT TATTATGACCAGCCGCCTGAACCATACATGGTGGATGCATCTATTCAAGTGAATGAGTTTG ACACAGTCCACCCACTCAACTTTGACTGGACACGCAGTGAAGTGGAACCTCTGTGGTTATATGAACACGTCAAAGCTGCAAAATGGGATGTTCAGGAGGTTGCTGCCTTTGTTAA GTCCCTGAACGGTTGCTCGGAGTACGCAGACTCATTCGTGTCACAAGAGATTGACGGACAGGCGTTAATGCTTCTCCGGGAAGAACACATGGTAGTCGCTATGCACATGAAGCTCGGCCCTGCTCTTAAAATTGTGGCAAATGTCAACGCTATGAAGAGAGAAGCGCTGAAGGAGCATCAGTAG
- the LOC137997318 gene encoding ATP-binding cassette sub-family C member 4-like, whose amino-acid sequence MMKNGYEKLKSEYDNKESVNPVLNANIFSKLTIWWMNKIFVIGNKKPLEEDDLFPLLEDDKSSVLTEKLQREWQKELDKRHEGKRPRFWKALMRVCPWYEYMSIVALVLTDMANRMSLPVLLGFLISYLMGIRQLDVSFKYILPTFICITSLGRNLAQHHYQNRSALLGMRFRAAATGLLYKKVLRMSQSKLAKITSGHVINLVSNDIQRLDLATQNLFASLRSPFDLVILGILLWVLIGWQAVAGLAFALILIPYEAEMTGWVAKLRMQAARVTDKRLAVMNEIVSGIRAVKMYAWEWPYRDAVRMVRKYEISILRKIYNILSTFASLQHTYDSVICLIAFITLIFTGIRLTPFNVFTMVGLLSENRRSLVYGLTDGMQLIADCFASLERIESFLLIEELNGNGKDMNQSKETSKNEAEGDKKAKAETNVEPFLKASNITCHWNGTHETAVLNDVSIEVKENKLLLVTGPVGSGKSSLLLAFLDELPPSTGNITCNGKIVYVPQTAWVYSGTLRDNILFNQEFDQEKYDRTIEACDLKKDIAMLPDGDKTILGERGASLSGGQRARVNLARAVYSDADIYLLDDPLSAVDAKVGKHIFENCINGLLRNKVRVLVTHQLQYMKSADYIVILDKGNVVKEGEYDNMKEAGLDIESLEKEFHNGHEKYHELEGGKMTVTTEQENVKRKERRESDCSEGMAGKGMAASQEDRMVGTISAGLYWRYFRSGLHGVLLLFLLLLFLIAQASIISPNLWLVHLTRMKWVEQKHKLNLIIYGSLVGGALALSVFRCLLYYCTTLRCSENLHDQMVISMLQSPVFFFDTNPSGRILNRFSKDIGIVDEFLPPTSLLAIQYILQTLASVCVTCATNYWAIIGVIPMITGFFAINRYYLKTSREIKRMEAISQSPVLAHLADTLEGIIIIRTYHMEDQFNKAFDKVQDRRSQIWFLVPHSARWMGIRLDFVCTLFVAVSTFTGVFTATDAGTLGLSLVYAISTVGQLQFAMRQTADVENMMTAVERVITYTELPKEPTYDIPNRPPDDWPQEGGLRFEDLSLTYYEGGPQVLKNISININPKEKIGVAGRTGAGKSSLVSALFRMPEPAGNIYIDELALSSLNVQSTRPVISVITQNPTLFSGPLRINLDPFSRFSDADIWSVLEQVQMKSKIKELPGELYFELSESGNNFGVGERQLLCLARSLLNKNKIIVMDEATANVDFSTDRRIQETIRSKFQDCTVITIAHRLNTIIDYDKVLVMDKGAVVEFDKPSVLLQDQDGVLSELFRNQQVALS is encoded by the exons AATGCGTGTCTGTCCCTGGTATGAGTATATGTCAATTGTGGCATTGGTGTTAACCGATATGGCAAATAGGATGTCTTTACCAGTTTTATTGGGTTTCTTAATTTCGTATCTAATGGGAATTCGGCAGTTGGATGTTAGCTTTAAATACATTTTACCCACTTTTATTTGCATCACATCTCTGGGAAGAAATCTTGCTCAACATCATTACCAAAACAGGTCAGCATTATTGGGGATGAGGTTTCGGGCGGCAGCTACTGGATTACTCTACAAAAAG GTATTGCGTATGAGCCAATCCAAGCTAGCAAAGATTACTTCTGGTCACGTAATCAACCTAGTATCTAACGATATTCAGCGACTTGACTTGGCAACCCAGAATCTCTTCGCGTCACTACGTTCCCCGTTTGATCTTGTCATACTGGGAATTCTTCTCTGGGTCTTGATTGGCTGGCAAGCTGTCGCAGGCTTGGCTTTTGCACTTATTCTTATCCCCTACGAAGCCGAGATGACAGGGTGGGTTGCTAAGCTAAGGATGCAGGCTGCGCGCGTTACAGATAAGAGATTAGCAGTGATGAATGAGATTGTCTCCGGGATACGAGCAGTCAAGATGTATGCCTGGGAGTGGCCTTACAGAGATGCTGTGCGCATGGTCAGAAA ataCGAGATTTCCATCCTTAGAAAAATCTACAACATTCTCTCAACCTTCGCCTCCCTGCAACATACGTACGATAGCGTTATCTGCCTTATTGCGTTCATAACACTCATTTTTACTGGGATACGTCTGACACCgttcaatgttttcaccatgGTGGGATTATTGTCTGAAAACAGACGTTCTCTTGTATATGGGCTGACAGATGGCATGCAGCTTATAGCTGATTGTTTCGCGTCCCTGGAGAGAATAGAGTCATTCTTGTTGATCGAAGAATTAAATGGAAATGGAAAGGACATGAACCAATCAAAGGAAACATCCAAAAATGAAGCTGAAGGAGACAAGAAAGCCAAAGCGGAAACAAATGTAGAACCTTTCCTGAAG GCTTCTAACATAACATGTCATTGGAATGGCACCCATGAAACTGCAGTTCTCAATGACGTGAGCATCgaagtaaaagaaaacaagctaCTTTTAGTGACTGGTCCTGTAGGCAGTGGAAAATCATCGCTTCTACTTGCATTCCTTGATGAGCTTCCTCCAAGCACCGGAAACATAACTTGCAATGGCAAAATCGTCTACGTCCCTCAGACAGCCTGGGTTTACAGCGGCACGCTACGAGACAACATCCTTTTCAACCAAGAGTTTGACCAAGAAAAATACGATCGTACAATTGAAGCTTGCGATTTGAAAAAGGACATCGCCATGTTGCCGGATGGTGACAAAACAATTCTTGGTGAACGCGGTGCGAGCTTGAGCGGTGGGCAGCGAGCTCGCGTAAATCTAGCTCGCGCAGTGTACAGCGATGCTGATATATATTTACTTGATGATCCACTTAGCGCTGTGGATGCTAAAGTTGGAAAGCACATCTTTGAGAATTGCATAAACGGGTTGTTAAGGAACAAGGTGCGGGTTCTTGTGACTCATCAGCTTCAGTATATGAAGAGTGCAGACTACATAGTGATCTTGGACAAAGGGAACGTCGTAAAGGAAGGCGAGTACGATAATATGAAGGAAGCTGGGCTTGATATTGAGTCGCTGGAGAAAGAATTTCATAATGGCCACGAGAAGTATCATGAACTGGAAGGAGGAAAAATGACCGTAACCACCGAGCAG gaAAACGTCAAACGCAAAGAGCGTCGAGAAAGTGATTGCTCTGAAGGGATGGCAGGCAAGGGTATGGCTGCTTCCCAAGAGGATCGGATGGTAGGAACTATATCAGCAGGTCTCTACTGGCGCTACTTCAGATCGGGCCTACATGGGGTCCTTTTACTGTTTCTCCTGCTCCTCTTCTTAATCGCTCAAG CTTCCATAATATCTCCAAACCTTTGGCTGGTTCATTTGACCCGAATGAAATGGGTAGAACAGAAGCACAAGTTAAACCTCATTATTTATGGCAGCTTGGTTGGTGGTGCTCTCGCTCTTTCTGTCTTCCGATGTCTTCTTTATTACTGCACTACTCTAAGATGCTCGGAAAATCTTCATGATCAGATGGTCATTTCCATGCTGCAATCCCCTGTCTTCTTTTTCGACACCAATCCATCAGGGAGAATACTCAATAGGTTTTCTAAGGACATTGGGATCGTAGACGAATTCTTGCCGCCGACGTCACTGCTAGCTATCCAGTACATTCTGCAGACGCTGGCGTCTGTATGTGTGACGTGCGCAACCAACTATTGGGCAATCATTGGTGTTATTCCCATGATTACTGGTTTCTTCGCGATTAACAG ATATTATTTGAAGACTTCCCGTGAAATCAAAAGAATGGAAGCAATCAGTCAGAGCCCAGTACTTGCTCACTTGGCAGATACGCTGGAAGGAATCATTATCATACGAACGTACCACATGGAGGACCAGTTTAACAAAGCTTTTGACAA GGTGCAGGACAGAAGAAGCCAGATCTGGTTCCTTGTACCCCACAGCGCTCGGTGGATGGGAATTCGTCTAGATTTTGTTTGTACCTTATTTGTAGCTGTGTCCACGTTTACTGGAGTGTTTACAGCAACTGATGCAG GGACGTTGGGGTTGTCTCTTGTCTACGCCATCAGCACTGTTGGTCAGCTGCAGTTTGCCATGCGTCAGACGGCTGATGTTGAAAACATGATGACTGCCGTGGAGCGGGTCATAACATACACAGAGCTTCCTAAAGAGCCAACATATGATATCCCCAATAGGCCTCCCGATGACTGGCCTCAAGAAGGCGGACTCCGATTTGAGGACCTCTCGCTTACATACTACGAGGGAGGACCACAGGTACTAAAGAACATTTCAATAAACATTAACCCCAAAGAAAAGATTGGAGTAGCGGGAAGGACGGGGGCTGGTAAATCTTCTTTAGTCTCCGCCTTATTTCGTATGCCAGAACCAGCCGGGAACATTTACATTGATGAATTAGCGCTCAGTTCTCTGAACGTCCAAAGCACAAGACCTGTGATTTCAGTCATCACGcagaatccaactttgttcagCGGTCCGCTTCGAATCAACTTGGATCCATTCTCCCGTTTCTCTGACGCGGACATCTGGAGCGTTTTGGAGCAAGTACAAATGAAATCGAAAATAAAGGAATTACCTGGGGAACTTTATTTCGAGCTCTCCGAGTCTGGCAACAATTTTGGTGTCGGTGAACGACAGTTGCTATGTTTAGCAAGATCTTTGCTGAACAAAAACAAGATTATTGTGATGGATGAAGCCACCGCTAACGTAGATTTTAGCACAGATAGGAGAATTCAAGAGACTATACGAAGCAAATTTCAAGACTGCACAGTTATTACAATAGCGCATCGATTGAACACTATCATAGATTATGATAAAGTATTAGTTATGGATAAAGGAGCAGTGGTAGAATTTGATAAGCCAAGTGTTCTCCTACAAGACCAAGATGGGGTACTTTCCGAGTTATTCCGAAACCAGCAAGTAGCTTTATCGTAG
- the LOC137997320 gene encoding polyhomeotic-like protein 1 isoform X1: MEMVANTLHIDQVSRVSKRSASPRILTHFVEGFVIQESNFPFTSGDDNEDLNQHLNVSVNQNYENGDQDMEVAFDESLSSNDEGLNEVFYEGSSLVHCEQCGRLTEAYHQRGPRRFCSTSCARRYSVSCSRKMVAFHARTGRGGQHSSANQLASDRKSSHSMPMYYDQPPEPYMVDASIQVNEFDTVHPLNFDWTRSEVEPLWLYEHVKAAKWDVQEVAAFVKSLNGCSEYADSFVSQEIDGQALMLLREEHMVVAMHMKLGPALKIVANVNAMKREALKEHQ, translated from the exons ATGGAAATGGTGGCAAACACGCTTCATATAGACCAAGTCAGCCGTGTTTCGAAGAGGAGTGCGTCTCCAAGAATTCTAACCCACTTTGTTGAGGGATTTGTTATACAAGAGAGTAACTTTCCTTTCACG TCAGGAGATGATAATGAAGATTTGAACCAACACCTTAACGTGAGTGTAAatcaaaattatgaaaatggGGACCAAGACATGGAAGTTGCATTTGATG AAAGTCTTTCAAGCAATGATGAAGGCCTTAATGAAGTATTTTATGAAGGTTCCAGCTTGGTTCACTGTGAACAGTGTGGTCGTTTGACAGAGGCTTACCACCAGAGAGGTCCCAGGAGGTTTTGCTCTACATCTTGTGCAAGAAGATATAGTGTAAGCTGTTCTCGTAAGATGGTAGCTTTTCATGCTCGTACTGGCAGGGGTGGACAGCACTCCAGTGCTAACCAACTAGCTTCAGATAGAAAGTCATCTCATAGCATGCCCATG TATTATGACCAGCCGCCTGAACCATACATGGTGGATGCATCTATTCAAGTGAATGAGTTTG ACACAGTCCACCCACTCAACTTTGACTGGACACGCAGTGAAGTGGAACCTCTGTGGTTATATGAACACGTCAAAGCTGCAAAATGGGATGTTCAGGAGGTTGCTGCCTTTGTTAA GTCCCTGAACGGTTGCTCGGAGTACGCAGACTCATTCGTGTCACAAGAGATTGACGGACAGGCGTTAATGCTTCTCCGGGAAGAACACATGGTAGTCGCTATGCACATGAAGCTCGGCCCTGCTCTTAAAATTGTGGCAAATGTCAACGCTATGAAGAGAGAAGCGCTGAAGGAGCATCAGTAG